The Chitinophaga sp. H8 region GATATTCAAATGGAAAACCGGGGCTGTGCTTTTTTATGATCTGTTCTATCTGCGCCATCTGTTGTTGCCAGTGTTCATTATTCGAAATGCGTACAAAAAGATGCCCCATACCGCCATTTTTCAGTAAAACAAGCACTGGCTTCGTTGCAGCGGTAGGGTTATTAAACACAAAATCCTGTAATACACCCACAACAATACGGCCGCCCACCTTTGTGCCCACCGGATCTTTCAATCCCATTTTCTTTACTGCCGCCTGGTTGATAAGGCAGGCAGCGGTAGAGTCAGTGGCGTATTGCGGGCTGAAATCCCTGCCTGCTACTATTTTCTGGCCGGTGGTTTGGGTCCAGTCATATTGCACACCGGTTACATTCATGTAAAAATCCTGGTCGGCCGTTTTGCCCGGCCAGTCTACGCCATTCATAGCACCATTCAATCTTACAATATTATCATCACTGGCAGATACCCCTTTCACACCCGGAACCTGCAGGAGTTCCGCTTTGACGATATCAAATTTATTGCTGATCTCTCCCCTGGCCATGATATCTACCAGGTTTTCCGGATCATAACCCACCGGCCTGCCTTCCAGGTGACGAATCTGTTTGACGATAACAATGGTGGTAATGATCAGAAAAATAGAGATCATGAACTGGAAGGTGACCAGCCCCCTTCTCAACAGGCTGCCTCCTTTTTCGGCAGGCGCCATCTGTTTAAGCACCCGGATAGGCTGAAAGCGGCTCAGGTAAAAGGCAGGATAACTGCCTGCTATCAGCCCGGTTCCTACACCCAGGATGATCAGCAATGTCCAGATTTGCCAGTTGGCATAATCCGGAACAAATGTTTTTCCGGAAATACGCATAAATCCCGGTAGTGCCAGTTTGGCCAGCACGATCCCTAATACCAGCGCTATCAAAGACATCAGCAGCGCTTCGCTCAGAAATTGGAAAATGATCAGTTTACGGGAGGAGCCCATGGTTTTGCGCAGGCCTACTTCCAGTGCACGCCGTTCAGAGCGGGCAGTAGCCAGGTTCATGAAGTTGATACAACCTATCAGCAATATAAACAACCCTACAATGCCCAGCAGGATGATGGTATTGATGGTCCCCCCGTCAGGTTTACCGTTTCTGAAGTTACCATGCAGCCGCAGTTGGGCAAATGGGTAGGCAAACAAGGTCGTGTTTTGTTCATCCTGTTTATCCAGGAATAGTTTTTTCAGTTTCTCATTCACTACTGCCAGTTTAGCGTTAGGCTGCAGTTGTACCCAGGTTAGCAGCCGGTAGTCGTCCCATTTGGTGGCCCAGGTGTTTTCCTGCTCCAGTTGGGAGAAGGGCAGTATGACATCAAATTTGTTGCTGCTGTTGTCTGGCACATCCCGGATCACCGCAGCTATCTTTAAAGAGCGGGAATTGTTGTGCACCAGTAATTTACCCACCACATCTTTGCTATCAAAAAGTTTGATGGCCGTACGTTCGGTGATGACGATGGAGCCGGGTTCTTGGAGTGCCGCTACCGGGTTGCCCGCAAGTGCGGGAAAGCTCATCATATTAAAATAGTCGGGGTCTGCATAGAGGGTGTTTTCATAGAAGCTTTTTTCGCCTGCCCGCACCAGTTCTGCACCGCCCTGGGTGCTGCGGGCCACATATTTAAGTTCCGGTATTTCATTACGCAGGCTGGCTGCCAGCGGGCCAGGGGTGAGGCGTCCGGTACCGATATCCCCATTCATATCCTGGTTGATCATGACCAGGTGGATCTCTTTCAGATGCGCATGGAACTTATTGTAGCTGCATTCATCCACGATGACCAGGAGTATCATGATTCCCATGGCCAGCCCTACAGACAGGCCGCCTATATTGATAATAGCGGATACCTTGTTTTTGGTAAGGCTGCGCCAGGCCATTTTAAAGTAGCTTTTAAGCATTATATCGGTTTTTACCGGTTATCAGATCGTTGATATAGCATTGCCCTGCTGTCACTAAGAAAATGCCAGGATTGTATCATGCTGAAAGTCAATCTTCTATGGTTCTATAAATGGGTGTAAACTGGCCGGATTTGTACAGGGATTGTTCATAAATGAACGGCGCAGGAAGTGGTGCATAAGCAGGGATGGGAGTGAGGGTATTAATCCTCCAGGATGCTGGCCAGGTTTTTAAGTTCATCCTGTTTATAGGCGTCTTTATCGTCCTGGAAACATTTGGACAGTTCTTCCATGAGGAAGCGGATGATCTGCTTGTTGGATTGTGGTTTGAAGTAGGAGGGCACTGACGGTACCGAAACCCGCTTTAAGTAGGTGTCCACATCCTGTTGGGTATAGATCTGGCCCTGGATGGGATCTATAAAAAACAAGATCCGGTAATCGTCCGGATGAAGTGGCGCTGTAAAGTCTATAAAGGTGTCAAAATAAGCGAGGATAAACTGCCGGGGAATGTTTACCGCATATACGGGCAGGTCCAGCATAGCGCAGAGGCTCTGGTATACGATACCATTGGTGAGGGGGTTTCCTTTTTTGGATTCCATCACCTGGTTCATAAAGAACTGGTTTTTGCGCTGGTAGGATACTTCTTCCCCTTTCAGTCCAAAGTAGTTATAGATCATGCTGTTGAGCACATTGATCTGTTCCAGGGGAGTGAGATAGTTATTCAGCTCCAGCCAGATATTACGTTTGATACGTTCTATTTCCATCAGCACCTGAGCAGGCTGCAGATCGGGATATTGGTACCGGGCAGCCAGGATAGCCCCTTCCATGAGGTCGGGTACTTCATGACGGCCCCATATACGCAATGCTTCCTGAAGATCATGATAATGCACGCGATGGATGAGCAGTTCTATCCTTTCCTGGATAGATTCATCAATCGTGTTTTCCCACAGGTTTTCCAGGTTAGGGATGATTTCTTTACCGTACAATAATATTTTATTGGCTACGGTGTCGAATACTTCCTGATCCGGATCATCCAGGAGATGAAATAAAGCATGTATTTCGTTGTTCTCGTGCATATGCGCTATAAGTTGGCAGTAAGAAATCTGCAACCGGCGGTATTATACTACCGGCTGCCAACTGCCGACTGCCTGTTGCAACTATCAGGCCTTTTTCTTTTTTGCAGGTGCTTTCTTTTTAGGAGGATTGGCTTTTACGTCTTCAATGATCGCCTTCGCTTCTTCCACCGTCAGGTCGGCAGCAGTATCTATTTTCTCTTTAGGTATTTTAAAGTTCCGCAGTCCCTGTTTAATATAAGGTCCGTAAGGGCCTTTCAGGATCTGGATTTTTTCCTTTTCAAATACTTTGATCGTACGTTCACTTTTGGCGGTACGTTTTTCCGCGATTAATGGCCCTACCTCATCCAGTTCTACGGTATAAGGGTCCATTTCTTTTTTCAGGGAATAGAATTGTTTGTCATGTTGTGCATAAGGACCAAAGCGTCCAATGTTTACCACTACATCACTACCTTCAAACTGGCCCAGTGTCCGGGGCAGTTTAAACAATTCCATCGCTTCTTCCATGGTGATGGTTTCAATGCTCTGGGTAGCTTTCAGTTTGGCAAAGCGGGGTTTCTCCTCATCTTCTGCCTTACCTATCTGGATCATCGGGCCATAGCGTCCCATGCGGGCCACGATAGGTTTTCCACTTTCCTTATCTTCACCCAGCAGGCGTTCTCCCTTCACCCTTTCTGCATTTTCCAGGGTGTCTTGTACTGCTTTATGGAAGGGTTGGTAGAAGTTGTTGAGCATTTTGTTCCAGACCTGTTTACCGCCTGCAATTTCATCAAACTCTTCTTCAATTTTGGCAGTAAATCCGTAATCCATTACGGAGTCAAAGTATTGGTTGAGGAAGTCTGTAACGATCATGCCCAGGTCGGTAGGGAATAGTTTGGACTTTTCCGCACCGGTATTTTCTGAGTCGGTATTTTTGCTGATCTGGTTATCCTTGAGTAAGAGGATGCGGTATTCTCTTTTCACGCCTTCCTTATCCCGTTTTTCAACGTAGTTACGTTTCTGGATAGTGGTGATGGTAGGCGCGTAAGTAGACGGGCGGCCGATGCCCAGTTCTTCCAGTTTCTTTACCAGGCTGGCTTCCGTATAGCGTGGTGCCGGACGGGAGAATCTTTCAGTAGCCTTCATTTCTTTCAGGTCCAGCGCCTGTTTTACTGTTAAAGGCGGCAGAGAACCTTCCTGGTCTTCCTCTTCTTCCGTTACATCTTCCTCATCGCGGCTTTCCAGGTATACTTTCAGGAATCCGTCAAATTTGAGTACTTCACCGCTGGCGGTCAGTTCCTCGTGATTGGTGGAGATATCTATTTTGGCGATGGTTTTTTCCAGTTCTGCATCACTCATCTGGCTGGCAATGGTGCGTTTCCAGATCAGGTCGTACAGTCTTTTAGTATCACTGTCATCATCGGTATGATTTTCCATATAAGTGGGCCGGATGGCTTCGTGCGCTTCCTGTGCCGACTCATTTTTATTTTTGAATTTACGGTGCTGGTGGTATTTTTCCCCGAAGCTGGTGTTGATCTCTTTCTGGATATTAGCCAGGGCGGTATCAGACAGGTTTACGGAGTCGGTACGCATATAGGTGATCTTCCCGCTTTCGTACAGTTTCTGCGCCAGGAGCATGGTTTTAGACACGCTGTATCCCAGCTTACGGCTGGCCTCCTGCTGGAGGGTAGAGGTGGTAAATGGCGCCGCCGGAGATTTTTTCCCCGGTTTAACCTGGATGTCTTTAACAGTATAAGCCGCCCCTACGCATTGCTGCAAGAACTTTTCTGCGTCTTCCGCTGTTTTAAACTTGGTAGGGCCTTCGGCTTTAAAAGAGATGTTTTTACCACTGATATCTTTGCCGGTAAACCAGGCCTCAACTTTAAATGTGCTTACAGAGTTAAAAGCGTTGATTTCCCGTTCCCTTTCCACGATCAGCCTTACTGCTACAGATTGTACCCGGCCGGCAGAGAGGGAGTTGCGCATACTCATTTTGCGCCAGAGTACGGGAGATAGTTCAAAACCTACTATTCTGTCGAGGATACGGCGGGCCTGCTGGGCGTGTACCATGTTCATATCCAGCAAACGGGGTTGCCTGACTGCCTTTTCGATCGCCGATTTGGTGATTTCATGGAAAACGATCCGTTTTGTATTTACCGGATCCAGGCCTAATACCTCACATAAGTGCCATGAAATGGCTTCCCCCTCACGGTCCTCATCCGTTGCCAGCCAAACCTCATCGGTTTCCTTGGCCAGCTTCTTCAGGTCCTTCACCACCTTTTCTTTATCTTCAGGAACTATATATTTAGGTTTGAAGTTATTTGGAATGTCAATCCCCATGTCATCCTTTTCCAGATCACGGATGTGACCGAAGCAGGATTTGACCTCAAAGTCATTACCTAATATTTTTTCAATGGTCTTGGCCTTTGCTGGGGACTCAACTATAACTAGATTTTTTGCCATGAAC contains the following coding sequences:
- a CDS encoding ABC transporter permease; this translates as MLKSYFKMAWRSLTKNKVSAIINIGGLSVGLAMGIMILLVIVDECSYNKFHAHLKEIHLVMINQDMNGDIGTGRLTPGPLAASLRNEIPELKYVARSTQGGAELVRAGEKSFYENTLYADPDYFNMMSFPALAGNPVAALQEPGSIVITERTAIKLFDSKDVVGKLLVHNNSRSLKIAAVIRDVPDNSSNKFDVILPFSQLEQENTWATKWDDYRLLTWVQLQPNAKLAVVNEKLKKLFLDKQDEQNTTLFAYPFAQLRLHGNFRNGKPDGGTINTIILLGIVGLFILLIGCINFMNLATARSERRALEVGLRKTMGSSRKLIIFQFLSEALLMSLIALVLGIVLAKLALPGFMRISGKTFVPDYANWQIWTLLIILGVGTGLIAGSYPAFYLSRFQPIRVLKQMAPAEKGGSLLRRGLVTFQFMISIFLIITTIVIVKQIRHLEGRPVGYDPENLVDIMARGEISNKFDIVKAELLQVPGVKGVSASDDNIVRLNGAMNGVDWPGKTADQDFYMNVTGVQYDWTQTTGQKIVAGRDFSPQYATDSTAACLINQAAVKKMGLKDPVGTKVGGRIVVGVLQDFVFNNPTAATKPVLVLLKNGGMGHLFVRISNNEHWQQQMAQIEQIIKKHSPGFPFEYHFANEEYQQTFNEAHQSGQMLNVFGGMAIFISCLGLFGLSAFLAERRNKEMSIRKILGASVSSIWLALSKDFLKPVVIAFILAAPLAGWAMQQILQRMDYRIELSWWMFALAGILAIVIAALTVSFHGIKTALANPVKALKAE
- a CDS encoding transglutaminase-like domain-containing protein, encoding MHENNEIHALFHLLDDPDQEVFDTVANKILLYGKEIIPNLENLWENTIDESIQERIELLIHRVHYHDLQEALRIWGRHEVPDLMEGAILAARYQYPDLQPAQVLMEIERIKRNIWLELNNYLTPLEQINVLNSMIYNYFGLKGEEVSYQRKNQFFMNQVMESKKGNPLTNGIVYQSLCAMLDLPVYAVNIPRQFILAYFDTFIDFTAPLHPDDYRILFFIDPIQGQIYTQQDVDTYLKRVSVPSVPSYFKPQSNKQIIRFLMEELSKCFQDDKDAYKQDELKNLASILED
- the topA gene encoding type I DNA topoisomerase is translated as MAKNLVIVESPAKAKTIEKILGNDFEVKSCFGHIRDLEKDDMGIDIPNNFKPKYIVPEDKEKVVKDLKKLAKETDEVWLATDEDREGEAISWHLCEVLGLDPVNTKRIVFHEITKSAIEKAVRQPRLLDMNMVHAQQARRILDRIVGFELSPVLWRKMSMRNSLSAGRVQSVAVRLIVEREREINAFNSVSTFKVEAWFTGKDISGKNISFKAEGPTKFKTAEDAEKFLQQCVGAAYTVKDIQVKPGKKSPAAPFTTSTLQQEASRKLGYSVSKTMLLAQKLYESGKITYMRTDSVNLSDTALANIQKEINTSFGEKYHQHRKFKNKNESAQEAHEAIRPTYMENHTDDDSDTKRLYDLIWKRTIASQMSDAELEKTIAKIDISTNHEELTASGEVLKFDGFLKVYLESRDEEDVTEEEEDQEGSLPPLTVKQALDLKEMKATERFSRPAPRYTEASLVKKLEELGIGRPSTYAPTITTIQKRNYVEKRDKEGVKREYRILLLKDNQISKNTDSENTGAEKSKLFPTDLGMIVTDFLNQYFDSVMDYGFTAKIEEEFDEIAGGKQVWNKMLNNFYQPFHKAVQDTLENAERVKGERLLGEDKESGKPIVARMGRYGPMIQIGKAEDEEKPRFAKLKATQSIETITMEEAMELFKLPRTLGQFEGSDVVVNIGRFGPYAQHDKQFYSLKKEMDPYTVELDEVGPLIAEKRTAKSERTIKVFEKEKIQILKGPYGPYIKQGLRNFKIPKEKIDTAADLTVEEAKAIIEDVKANPPKKKAPAKKKKA